The genome window TCCGTCTCGGGGACGTCGACGCCGACCCGGTTCGCGGCGACGTCGAGGACCTCTTCGAGGATGAACAAGGTGCTGGTTGCCCCCGGGTCCTGGTGGCCGACCGAGCGCCAGCCGAGGTAGGAGGCGCGGCCCTTCCGCGCGCGGATCGGGACGGTGAACGCGACGCCGCGCTCGGCGGCGTCGACCGCCTTCGCGAGCGCCTCGACCGGCGGGAGGTCGTCGACCTCGATCGACTTCTTGAACGTGTGGACCGCGGGGGTCAGCGCGTCGACCATCGTCTGGTCGCCGACGCGCGCGTCGCCGCGGTCCTCCACCTTCTCCAGGTAGGTCTCCGCGAACGCGACCGCGGTCTCGGGGGTGATCCCCTCGTCGAGCTCGCCCGCCGCGAACACGAGCGACCCGCCGAACAGCGGTCCGGAGGCGCCGCCGACCTCGGCCATCAGCGTCTTGCCGACCGTCTTCGCGACGGCCTCGGCGTCCGGGTCGTCGAGGTCGCGCGCGGCGTCGGCCGCCTCGGCCCAGCCGCGCGCCATGTTCCCGCCGTGGTCGGCGTCGCCGATGGCGGAGTCGAGCTGCGTCAGGTGGTCGCGCTCGGCCTCGATGCGCTCGGCGACCGCCTCGACGGCCGCGACGACCGCGGCGCCGTCGTCGGTCATTTCTTCGTCAGCGCCGGGGTGTCGGCCGGCGCGTCGAACAGCTCCTTCAGCTCGTCGTCGACCGCGCACACCGTGATCGACGCGCCGGCCATGTCGAGCGAGGTCATGTAGTCGCCGACCCACGCGTCGTACGTCTCCAGGCCGCGCTCGCCGAGCAGCTCCTGGAGCCGGCGGTTGACGACGAACAGCTCCATCTGCGGCGTGGCGCCCATCCCGTTGACGACCGTGAGCACCTCCTGCCCCTCGTCGAGGTCGAGGTCGTCGAGGACCGCCTCGGTGAGGTGTTCGGTCACCTCGTCCGCGGGCATCGCCTCGGTGCGCTCGGTGCCCGGCTCGCCGTGGATCCCGATGCCGAGCTCGATCTCGTCGTCGCCGAGATCGAAGGTTGGCTCGCCCTTCTCTGGGGTGACGCAGGAGGTGAGCGCCGTGCCCATCGTGCCGACGTTGTCGACCACCTTCTCCGCGACGCGCTTGACCTCCGAGAGGTCGGCGCCCTGCGCGGCCTTCGCGCCCGCGGCCTTGTGGACGAGGATGGTCCCGCAGACGCCGCGGCGCCCGGAGGTGTACAGCGAGTCCTCGACGGCCACGTCGTCGTTCACCACGACGCTCTCGACCTCGACGCCCTCCATCTCCGCGAGCTCGATGGCGGTCTCGAAGTTCATCACGTCGCCCTCGTAGTTCTTGATGATCGCGAGGACGCCGTCGCCCGCGTCGCAGGCGCCGATCAGCGCCTCGAACTCGTCGGCGGTCGGCGAGGAGAACACGTCGCCCGCGGCCGCCCCGTCGAGCATGCCGTCGCCGATGTACCCCGCGTGCGTCGGCTCGTGGCCGCTGCCGCCCCCGGTCACCAGCGCCACCTTGTCGTCGACCGGCGCGTCGTCGCGCACGAGCACCTGCGTGTCCGGCAGCCGCCGCAGGCGGTCGGGATGCGCCGCCGTCATCCCGTCGAGCATCTCGTCGACGACGTCGTCCGGATCGTTGATCAGCTTCTTCATGATCGTTGGTACCGACTCGCGCTGAGCGGTTAAACGTAGTGGGGGCGAGGGTCGCCGCACCGCCGGCAGAAAGATTGCTCGCCGCGCCCGGCGAGCGGTCAGTTCGGTTCGACGTCGAGGGTGCCGCACTCGCGACAGCGGAACGCGCCGCCGTCGGTTCGGTCCGGCACGCGGAACTCGTGGCCGTGTTCGCAGACGCCGCCGTCGTCGAACGCGTCCGCGACCGGGTCGAGGTCGACCGACTCGCAGGCCGGGCACGCGTACGTCCCGTTCCCGATCTCGGTCGGCGCGGCGAAGTAGTGGCCTTTCAGGCAGCGGCCGCCGTTCCGGATCCCCTCGGCGCCCGGCGAGACGTTCTTCGCGTTGCACCGCGGGCAGTAGTAGGTGCCGCCCCCGGTGCGGCCCGCCGACGCGAAGTAGTGGCCGTTCGAACAGGTCCCGCCGTCCTCGAACATGTCCATACCCCGGCGCACGGTGAACTGCGGTATAAATTCCCGGCCTCGATTCGTTCAATTATTTCGAAACGAGCCGCGGTCGCTCGGCGCCGCGCCGCCTCGCTCGGCGTCGGGTTACAGCGCCCAGCTGGCGAGGACCCCGAGCACCACCACGGCGCCGAGGACGGTCAGCGCGCCGCCGACGAGCGGCGAGTCGGCGAGCAGCGGGACGCCGACCGCCACCGCCGCGAGGCCGGCGAGCAGGAGGAGGATTTTCAGGATGATCGTGGGGACCAATTCCAGGATAACGTCGAAGACGAGTTCGGCTATTTCGTCGAGCATGGGTTTGAGGGCGTTTGGCGGTGGCCGTTGACTGATAA of Halorubrum trapanicum contains these proteins:
- the dhaL gene encoding dihydroxyacetone kinase subunit DhaL; amino-acid sequence: MTDDGAAVVAAVEAVAERIEAERDHLTQLDSAIGDADHGGNMARGWAEAADAARDLDDPDAEAVAKTVGKTLMAEVGGASGPLFGGSLVFAAGELDEGITPETAVAFAETYLEKVEDRGDARVGDQTMVDALTPAVHTFKKSIEVDDLPPVEALAKAVDAAERGVAFTVPIRARKGRASYLGWRSVGHQDPGATSTLFILEEVLDVAANRVGVDVPETDASSPTIPDEDPDEAADDGSAAASEDD
- the dhaK gene encoding dihydroxyacetone kinase subunit DhaK, which gives rise to MKKLINDPDDVVDEMLDGMTAAHPDRLRRLPDTQVLVRDDAPVDDKVALVTGGGSGHEPTHAGYIGDGMLDGAAAGDVFSSPTADEFEALIGACDAGDGVLAIIKNYEGDVMNFETAIELAEMEGVEVESVVVNDDVAVEDSLYTSGRRGVCGTILVHKAAGAKAAQGADLSEVKRVAEKVVDNVGTMGTALTSCVTPEKGEPTFDLGDDEIELGIGIHGEPGTERTEAMPADEVTEHLTEAVLDDLDLDEGQEVLTVVNGMGATPQMELFVVNRRLQELLGERGLETYDAWVGDYMTSLDMAGASITVCAVDDELKELFDAPADTPALTKK